The DNA window AATAGTGATGCAGTGCGTTCAACCCTTTATCTTTCATGAATTTGAAACAAAAGAAAGTCTTTGaacttatgtaaaaaatatggtaTATAAATTCGattattgaattattattCTCTAGTTGTGCATCAGCTATGAAGATACTAACGTTAGTTATAGGGGTTTTTGTGGGGGCGTCGGGGTTCCTCATTAAAGTGCCCATAGCCCCAAAGACTCCGGTGATAGGtaagaaaagaaacattatCTATTATTTATCTTAATAGCTTTTAAGAATATCGATAGCAGAGCTTCCCTTACACCTCAATATGTGTGCGTATAGAATAATGTGTTTTGTCCCTAGAATTTTGGGTcagaaattaaataatcatcggtataattatattattttatgtgacATTATCATGTAATTTCCGTGGGACGTAGACTCACGattcaccaacccgcactgggccagcgtggtggaccaCCCCtactaaaacccttccttcatagGAAAGAGACCCGAGTCCCTAGCAGTGGGGATGTGAtaggtcgtgatgatgatggtgatgtacactcacgagcaataatttttattccacttacaaaatattgacaccaaatgttgaaaaaatattacataataagtatgtaaatatatacacGCTCACCTCACGTGCAATTGATAttcatattaattacttatttttataatttagcaAACATCGACTGGGTTCACCGACAAAAGCTTATTTTACCCTTTTTCGATAACGTCTGCGATGTCAGTACCAACCCTATGATCATAAGATGGGCTGAAGAATTCGATATCAATGCACTAACACCCGACAATTTCGAGGTAAGCCTATTTTTTGAATGCCTTATGTAATGTCTCTATGAATTTAGactttgaaatttaatttatgaatgtggttctgtattattataatttcaattcCGTAATTTACTGAATGTGTTAAGTATAGTGATTCAATAATTTCTTTTTCTTAATTTCAGGATGCTGATGTTATACCGAAATTCAAAACTTTTTTTGCCGGAAAATCTTTCTTAGCGAAAGGCGAGATATTTTCTGAATACAACAAAGATCACCTTAGCGAATTGAAAGTCATCTGTGAAGTGTTGTGCGGAGCGAAAAACTTTGATACATTCCTAAAAGCCGCCGCGTGGGCCAGACAACAGCTCAACTGCGGGTTATTCATCGATGCCTTCTACTCAGCTCTTATAAAACGACGAGACACATCGCAACTCTCCATTCCGGCTCCATACGAACTCATACCCAACTACTTTATACAGAAAGATGTCATCATAACCGGATCTTCTTTATTAACTGGCATCCCAATTACGCCATCATCGTCTGTTCGGGAAGATGGCAACGCATACTTCATTGATGCTAACTACACGACTGACGTCACAGATAGTGACGACGAACGCAAGCTGGCCTACTTTAACGAAGATGTCGGTTTGAACTCATACTACTTTCTACGGAAACTCAGCAAATTGCCATGGTTTAATGACGTGCTGAATTCTGATTCCACATACGGAGAATATCTGTACTTCATGATGAAACAAATGGCGACCAGATACGATCTGGAAAGATACGCAAACGGTTTTGAAGATGTCACTAGTATAAACTGGAATGCTATGGATTCGTCGGTCTATGATCCTATGCTTATTTACTCGAACGGGAAAGATTTTTGTCCAGCTGTTAACTTTGTAGATCCAATAAAATCAGAAGAAGCGACCATGCTGTCTACTATTGAAGATAATATTTCGGCAGTTGTGAGTCATATGGTAATTTGAGATTTTCCTAGTTTACCTTCATCTTGAGGTCTATAGATTACTAACAACTTCGTATACTTATTAACATTAAGCTTACTTATTTTCAGAGGCAAAGCGGATATGACAAGACTGTAATTCTAAACAATCTGATGGAAATCCTCGTCACTGGCAACAACAACTATGAAACTCTGGCGCATCAAATACTGAGGGGCTCTTGCATCGAGTGAGTAtcttaattatgttttataatattaaggtaTTTTGGTTTTTACCTGTTGTTGGCGCCCTCACAGAGACGtaaaacaacataataaattcATGCACCGAACTTATGTATGATAGATTCAAAAGATATCCATATATTAAACAACAAGCCCAGCGTCCACTAAACAATCGCACTAAACAGTGTGTAAATAGGGTTTTAGAGCTAGGAGATTTTGCTAGCTAGAAAGCCAGCACCGGGTATCCGGGGACAATGTGAAGGCTTTGACGTTAAGTATGTTCATGATAGTTATActgtttctatttatttttcagtgcgCCCTCAGTACTCGAACATTACATGACTACGGCTAGAGATCCTATATTCTGGAAACTTAACAAAAAGATTGTTCAGATTATTGAGACTGCATTGGAAGTTTTACCGACATACTCCAAGAATGAATTGTATTTCCCAGGAGTGGAAATAATGAATGTGGACATAAAGAAAATGAATACATACTTCGAAAGCTACGATTTCGATGTCACAGCGTCTCTACGTGCTCCCGatattgaaaatagttttcaagTCAAAATATCACAGTCTAGACTTAACCACAAGCCATTTGCTGTAAAAGTAAACATTTCCTCATTAGTAACACAGAAAGGTGtcctaaaaatatacttaggaCCCAAAATACTACCTGGAGAACTTGccattaaaaaaagtaaatttatgTTGTTAGATTCCTTTGAGGTTAATCTTAAGAAAGGCAGCAATGTTGTTACCAGGTCATCAGAAGAAATAACTAACTTATCACCAGATTTCCTATCTCTCAAAAACTTATACAAAAACGTTGAAGACGCAGAACTTGGACTCGAAACActaacaaaagaaaatataagaaATCTTATAAGTTTTCCATCCAGATTAATAATTCCGAAGGGCTTAGAGGGTGGACTTCCTCTCcaagtatttgtatttgtggCTCCATTTGTCAAAGTGACTGCTAATGGACTAGGAGTAACGAGTACTGAATTTAACTCTGCAATTATGTCACCTGGATATCCTCTTGATTTACGCATTGAGAACTGGCAGTTATTTGATTTACCAAATGCTATGGTAAAAGAAATAATGGTTACCCATAAAGATATAAGCAAAGGTGGTAGTTACAAAGGAGGAAACGATGAGAGCCCTAAAAGCTGGGGAGGAGATAATGCATATGACTATAGCTCAAAAAAGGGTCAATACGGCAAAAAAAGCGACTACGGTTCAAAGAAAGGTCAATACATGAAACCGACTGAGTATTCGTATGGGTCCGAAAACACTTTAACTGTATCACAGCCTGATTATAGTGACAATCAATATGAAAAACTATCACTGATTAAAACAATTCCAACCACAACAACAGAATACgttttaggtaatttaattCAGAAGACTACAGATTATAGcagtaaatatttacaaaatgatGAAAATGCGAACTTAAAAGTAAATGAAAAAGATAACACTAGTActgaaaataatttgaataatgataaaactaacgaaaaatataattattcagacgaaaaatatacgaatgttGTTAATAATAAACCCGTCCATAAAATACCACTTCTAAAATCGActaaaaagttttataaaaaccAAGCTACCGTCAaaccatatttaaaaacagattttaatgctcaaataaataaatcagttAGTAAAAACAATCAATGGGAGTACGTAGACCCTACGTATTCTGCTGGTGGTGTATTTGACGGTAGTTTCAAAACcgaaataacaaaaaaaactggaaCTAAAGATACTTTAGACTCATTTGTATATGGTAAAGATTTTACAATTGATAAACAAATggataaaactataaataaaagtaaatttgacgataaacttaataaaacaTATGAATTTAAGATTAGTCGTCCAGAGTACGACACTATAGCTCCTATTGATGAGGgcaataaatcatttatgaatattaaaaCGAACACTAAGGAAATAAACAAATCGGACTATTCAAAAGACATAGTTATTAATACGAATAATGCAGATAAATTTAACAAGTCTTTCAAAACAACTGATTTAGAAGAAACTATTGATCCTATCAATATTAACACATACACAAGTAATGTAGCTTTTGGTAGAAAGATGAGTAAATCTATCAATAAACAAGGACCACCTAGTGGTTCAAACTACGAAACtgatgtaaatataaaaaataccaatGGTGAATGGGctaaatctattacaaaaactGACTTATCTGGAGAAAAAGATGCTGACACCTACGCAAAAGGTGTTTTTGATGGAAAGTGGAGCAAAATTATCAACAAACCAGGGCCATACAGTACTTCAAAATATGAAACggatgtaaatataaataatgagaATTCCCAATGGGCTAAAACCATTACAAAAACTGACTTAACTGAAGATAACAATGCTATTACTTATGGTAGTGATATTGCTTTTGATGGAAAGTGGAGCAAAATCATCAATAAACCAGGACCATACAGTACTTCAAAATATGAAACTGatgtaaacataaacaatGACAATGGCCAATGGGATAAAACTATTGCAATAACGGACTTAtctggagaaattggagcatCTGAAGAAAACAATATACCATATGAAAAAATTGTGATTCAGAGACCAAATTTTTACGACTACGTACTACATGGGTTAAATTATGGTGACTACTACGAGGAACCTACGTATGAAtaagattataattttaattttacaatatagGTAGGTTAATAAGTTTAgctttacataatttatattttagtcaAAATCAGTCCCGATTATTTATGTCGTTATTTGTACAAACCTTGTTATTTTTACTTGTGCATAAactgtattatttaattatagaaTACTAAACGAttttctaataaaaaatatttataaataaaatttgtttatttttatgaccACGGCTATCCTCAGACATCGCCAtcatgagttttttttttgtcttgtttcaataaaattatcaggTGGAATGTTTTAATGACAGTGCATCGCAGTTGAGTTAGCGTAGAATTTGCACATGCAGTGGAGTTTTTTTCGTTGTTGCCTACTAAAAAACGTAGAAGATGTGATTCAGCATTGCGATTCTATAAAGCTAATTaactcgattctgaatccgGTGTGAGTTTTCAAATTGGCATTCTGTCATTTCCGTAGGCACAtcgaatttcgagattttgacaaataatgtatgagatgacataattataatgtgatAACTGTTCGAACGTAAAGTGAAAGGTGAAGGGAGAATGAAGATCGAAGTGAGATGTCTCATTTTACAGAATCGCAAGGCTGTaaggataataatatgtaatgtgTTACTCTAAATTGCTACTTAAGTGCAGAGTGTACCTACAATCATTTGGTACCTACTCCCTACGCGGCCTACTCTACATATTGAACCAGCGTAAAATTattcttttaaataaacattgaaaTTGTATTAAATAAGCAATGCAATGCAGATTATTGCTGTTTTGCTCGGTTTTCTGTCATTATTGTTGGATTAGATCCAAGAATTTTACAACGATGCTAGAACGACGATGCTTTCCCTATTTTCATCgcagaaaatttaaaaaccatcGCTCACTTTTGTGACAACAGctaatataaaaatagaaacATATTTACAGTGGATTACAAGGTTTCTAAGAAAAAGTATTGTCTCCAATGAATAAATAACGTCGATAGAAATGTTTGTACCATCCTCAATGGATGCGATGATAGCTTGCATTTCTTAGCGAGACACATTgagcaaaatttataatgtaataGAAAACTAGATATATCCTTGATGACACATTTTGTATCCGTCTGCACTTTAATTTATCGTCATCTTTATAAGCTCTGCGGCCATTCATTAGGAGTTCCTACAAAGCGAAATAATGTCTGAAGTCCATAGGCATGTGAGATTACGTTAATGATCCCGTACGTCTTATTCAATATAATGATTGCATTTGGCGTCCGAGTATCACCAGCAGTAATTCTGCAAAGGAAACGGCCGGTTCTGTGCCAAAACCAAGTTATATATTTCTTGTCCATTGACATCGATGATTCAGGGCGGTCCACCATGTTGCTGCTAAACAAACATTGCTGTTGGCTGGGATAGCCAATTATTTGGAATGCGGGATCGCTGGAAGATGCTCAGTTGTCGGTCACGGGTAGGGCTATAAATCTTGTGATATCCTGCTTCTGGAACTTATAAATGAGGATCACTTGAAATAGTTTTGAAGTGCAATATTTGACTGAATTCAGACGTGTGATATCATCGATCGACACGTGCTGTCGGTTTGAATGCGGTTTAATTCCTTTTTATGGTAGCTTTATTTAAAGGTATTTGCTTTTCTAAAAGGAAACATTAATGACACTATATAATTTTACCGGTAAAAAAATCTGAATGTGGTGAGTTTCTTTTCTGATTATATTACCTGTAATAACCTGTACAAATTGCTGTCCTATTTACAGCAACTTCATCTGGTGAGGAGCAAACTACTAACAACACATAATATATCTTCTGctagttaataaaatatccGTTACC is part of the Plutella xylostella chromosome 3, ilPluXylo3.1, whole genome shotgun sequence genome and encodes:
- the LOC105388116 gene encoding arylphorin subunit alpha isoform X1, with protein sequence MKILTLVIGVFVGASGFLIKVPIAPKTPVIANIDWVHRQKLILPFFDNVCDVSTNPMIIRWAEEFDINALTPDNFEDADVIPKFKTFFAGKSFLAKGEIFSEYNKDHLSELKVICEVLCGAKNFDTFLKAAAWARQQLNCGLFIDAFYSALIKRRDTSQLSIPAPYELIPNYFIQKDVIITGSSLLTGIPITPSSSVREDGNAYFIDANYTTDVTDSDDERKLAYFNEDVGLNSYYFLRKLSKLPWFNDVLNSDSTYGEYLYFMMKQMATRYDLERYANGFEDVTSINWNAMDSSVYDPMLIYSNGKDFCPAVNFVDPIKSEEATMLSTIEDNISAVVSHMLTYFQRQSGYDKTVILNNLMEILVTGNNNYETLAHQILRGSCIDAPSVLEHYMTTARDPIFWKLNKKIVQIIETALEVLPTYSKNELYFPGVEIMNVDIKKMNTYFESYDFDVTASLRAPDIENSFQVKISQSRLNHKPFAVKVNISSLVTQKGVLKIYLGPKILPGELAIKKSKFMLLDSFEVNLKKGSNVVTRSSEEITNLSPDFLSLKNLYKNVEDAELGLETLTKENIRNLISFPSRLIIPKGLEGGLPLQVFVFVAPFVKVTANGLGVTSTEFNSAIMSPGYPLDLRIENWQLFDLPNAMVKEIMVTHKDISKGGSYKGGNDESPKSWGGDNAYDYSSKKGQYGKKSDYGSKKGQYMKPTEYSYGSENTLTVSQPDYSDNQYEKLSLIKTIPTTTTEYVLGNLIQKTTDYSSKYLQNDENANLKVNEKDNTSTENNLNNDKTNEKYNYSDEKYTNVVNNKPVHKIPLLKSTKKFYKNQATVKPYLKTDFNAQINKSVSKNNQWEYVDPTYSAGGVFDGSFKTEITKKTGTKDTLDSFVYGKDFTIDKQMDKTINKSKFDDKLNKTYEFKISRPEYDTIAPIDEGNKSFMNIKTNTKEINKSDYSKDIVINTNNADKFNKSFKTTDLEETIDPININTYTSNVAFGRKMSKSINKQGPPSGSNYETDVNIKNTNGEWAKSITKTDLSGEKDADTYAKGVFDGKWSKIINKPGPYSTSKYETDVNINNENSQWAKTITKTDLTEDNNAITYGSDIAFDGKWSKIINKPGPYSTSKYETDVNINNDNGQWDKTIAITDLSGEIGASEENNIPYEKIVIQRPNFYDYVLHGLNYGDYYEEPTYE
- the LOC105388116 gene encoding arylphorin subunit alpha isoform X2; this translates as MKILTLVIGVFVGASGFLIKVPIAPKTPVIANIDWVHRQKLILPFFDNVCDVSTNPMIIRWAEEFDINALTPDNFEDADVIPKFKTFFAGKSFLAKGEIFSEYNKDHLSELKVICEVLCGAKNFDTFLKAAAWARQQLNCGLFIDAFYSALIKRRDTSQLSIPAPYELIPNYFIQKDVIITGSSLLTGIPITPSSSVREDGNAYFIDANYTTDVTDSDDERKLAYFNEDVGLNSYYFLRKLSKLPWFNDVLNSDSTYGEYLYFMMKQMATRYDLERYANGFEDVTSINWNAMDSSVYDPMLIYSNGKDFCPAVNFVDPIKSEEATMLSTIEDNISAVVSHMRQSGYDKTVILNNLMEILVTGNNNYETLAHQILRGSCIDAPSVLEHYMTTARDPIFWKLNKKIVQIIETALEVLPTYSKNELYFPGVEIMNVDIKKMNTYFESYDFDVTASLRAPDIENSFQVKISQSRLNHKPFAVKVNISSLVTQKGVLKIYLGPKILPGELAIKKSKFMLLDSFEVNLKKGSNVVTRSSEEITNLSPDFLSLKNLYKNVEDAELGLETLTKENIRNLISFPSRLIIPKGLEGGLPLQVFVFVAPFVKVTANGLGVTSTEFNSAIMSPGYPLDLRIENWQLFDLPNAMVKEIMVTHKDISKGGSYKGGNDESPKSWGGDNAYDYSSKKGQYGKKSDYGSKKGQYMKPTEYSYGSENTLTVSQPDYSDNQYEKLSLIKTIPTTTTEYVLGNLIQKTTDYSSKYLQNDENANLKVNEKDNTSTENNLNNDKTNEKYNYSDEKYTNVVNNKPVHKIPLLKSTKKFYKNQATVKPYLKTDFNAQINKSVSKNNQWEYVDPTYSAGGVFDGSFKTEITKKTGTKDTLDSFVYGKDFTIDKQMDKTINKSKFDDKLNKTYEFKISRPEYDTIAPIDEGNKSFMNIKTNTKEINKSDYSKDIVINTNNADKFNKSFKTTDLEETIDPININTYTSNVAFGRKMSKSINKQGPPSGSNYETDVNIKNTNGEWAKSITKTDLSGEKDADTYAKGVFDGKWSKIINKPGPYSTSKYETDVNINNENSQWAKTITKTDLTEDNNAITYGSDIAFDGKWSKIINKPGPYSTSKYETDVNINNDNGQWDKTIAITDLSGEIGASEENNIPYEKIVIQRPNFYDYVLHGLNYGDYYEEPTYE